In the genome of Hyphomicrobium sp. ghe19, the window CAGTTTTGGATCGAGCGCTGACGCAGTTTTGAAATCTCTGTCGGCCGCCTTGAGGTCTCCCGCGTCGATATAGGTGTCTGCGCGGACGAAGTACGCCAGAGCGTATTTCGGGTTGAGTGACACTGCCGTACTGAAATCGGTAATTGCGTCAGCGTAATTGCCCTGCATTTTCAATGCGACGCCGCGATTGAAATATACAACCGATTCATTCGGGTTGATTTTTATTTCGCGCGTATAGTCCGATATGGCGGCATTAAGATCTCCCTTTTTGCGGAAGCAATTGCCTCGGTTGTTATACACGCGAGGATAAAGGGGTTCCAATTCGATTGCCTGGTTATAGTCGTCTATCGCGTGGTCGCAATCTCCGATGGCGGCGTACACGATGCCTCGGCCCACGTAATAATAGGGTTCGGGGCTGATTTTTGCGGCGCTGGAGAAGTCCGCGATTGCATGTTGAAAGTCGCGTTTGGCGAAGTAGCCCAACGCGCGGTTGCCATAATATATTGCGAGATTGCGCGGGTTTGATGATTGAGACTCGATCATCACCGTGCATCCCGCGATATGGGCATCGGGTGTTGTCCCGTTGTCGCAATCAAACGCCGCGTCAGCAAAGGCCGGACTACAAAAAATGAAAAATAGCAATGACACCGCAATATGGCGCATGTTGTTTTTCCTCAAAACGAGGCAAAGGCAAAGCAGTATTTGTCAAAAATATGCGAATATATGTTTTGGCGAAATCGCGCCGAACGGAATCAAAAGATACGCGATATGCGAGTCAGATCAATATTGAATATTAGATCTCCCCAGGCTTAAGCGCCGCCCCCCGGATCGGATTCCCGTCACTGCCTGCATACTGCTCATCCGGCCAGGTGCTTCGTAGTGGCGGGATGGATTAAACAGGCAGGGCATCGGTTTGTCTCGAAGATCATGTGCATAAAATCAGCGTTACGTTCCAATAGTTGGTCAGAAGTTATGAAGCAGTGCGTCAGGCTCGCGGGCCGAAACCTGGAATACGAGGGTGACGAGGGAGATATCTATTTCGAGAATATAGCCGCCTTGGCTCAAGGTGGCGGTGAGCGTCGTCTGTCGCGATTTGCAGCGCGGCATCTCCAAGCGGCTAGCGTATGCTTGGATATCGGCGCGAACATAGGGCTGACGACTGCGAGCTTAGCGTTGGCCTGCCCAAAGGCCCATGTTTATGCTTTTGAACCTTCACCGAGGAAGGCGGCGCGCTTGCGCCGCAACCTCGCGGCCAACGGCTTGTCAAATGCCACCGCCGTCGAGTGTGCGGCTGCCACCGAGAGCGGAGCCCGCGCGGTGATGGACGGGATCGATAACTGGTCCGCCACGGTCTCCTCACGGATCGATTTCATAAGATTGAATGTTGAGGGGAATGAAGCGCAAGTTTTGGCGGGCGCCGCCGAGACCCTCGTTCGAGATCGTCCTGTGATTTTCATGGAGTTCAATTCCGTCGCGATTGCCTTCGAAGCGCGGCGGAGTCCGCTCTCGTTTGCCGAGACGATCTGGCGATTGTTCGATGTCTTCGTTGTCGACGAAGACGGAAAGCTAAGAGAGCGCGACGTGCGTGTGTTCGTTCTCGAGAACATGCTGCGCCATAACTGCATCGATGACATCGTTCTGGATCTGAAGCCCGATCAAGATGCGCGGTCGATAAGGGATGCCTTGGCAGTTGAGTTTGACGCGGAATGCGCGGCTGCTTGAGAGCTCCTCATCCTCGGAATGAAGCAGGATTGATCAAAACAGCACTCGCCCGCGTGCAACGCGATGCGCCACCGACTGGGTCGGCATCGGTGGCGCACATACTCAGGGTAAGGATTACATCGGGGCTGATCCCGCGCGGTGAGCTCTATTCAGTTGTCCGGGCTCGTCAAAGCGGATCACGCTTCAGGGCTTGGCAAAGACAATGCGGTCCTCCGCCGCCCAATGTGAACATGGAGAGGTCCGGATCGTAGACTTCGATCCCGAGCGCGCGCATGCGAGCGTTGAGGTCTTTGTTGGCGGCTGTCGAGAGAACGCGATCATTTCCGAGAGCGACGATGTTCGTGCCGAGTTGCGTCGAGTCATGATAGGAGACGGGAAGGATTTCGTAGCCCTTGGATTTGAGGAGATCCAGGAACGACGGTTGATGTGCATCCGGCGCGACAGCGACGAGCTTATCGTTGATGAAGCCTACCGAAACGTCGAGATGCACGAAGTGCGGCGGGAACGGAACTGGATGAGCTTCCCAGCCCTCTGCGCGGAACCATTCGCACATCTGCTCCGCTCCTTCCTTTTCGGAGCGCTCGCCGCCATAGCCGCATAAAACGAAGCCCGGCTCGACGACCATGAAGTCGCCGCCCTCGAAATGGCCGGCAGTCGTCATGTTCCAGATTGGAATTCCTGCTTCCTGGTAGAACTTGAATGTCAGAGCGTAATCGCCGCGTCGAAAGCGCGTCTGCGGCATGGTGATGACGGCGCCGAAAGGTGTCATCACGCTCGAGTCGCGCGCGAATACGCCATACTTGAGTTCCGGCCGTGCATCGAGCCAGTGGCAAGTCACGCCTGCGCTCTCATAGACGTCGACCATTGCGCGATGCTGCGCCATGGCGAGCTGGGCATCGAAGCGCAAGCCGAGCGACAGGGTTTGTCGCGCGACGGCACTGACGGGACGCCACTCAAAGAAATCGGGCCTTCCGAGCAGGACGTGCCGCAGCACTCCGGTCTCGGAGTCGAGACCCCAGGGGACGGCGTTGGCGACGGAAGGTGCGATCAAGCTCATGCCAGCACCTCGTAATGCGCGTCGGTCGGTGCGCCTGCATTGATCCGGACGATGTCCTGCGGGCAGGCAGACATCGCGACGATGCAATCCATCTCGGCCTTGAGCACGACATAGTCGCCGGGCTTCGAGACTGGTTCTTCCCAGCCGATAGAGCCATCTGTTTTGATCGGAATGTTCATCCATAGATTGAGCGGAGATGGAATTTCGGACGGCGTTAAGCCGAGGCCCGCCATTCCGGCGCGGAGATTGTCGGCGCAATTTTCGTGGTATTCCGTGCAGCCGAGGCCCTGGTAGCGGTAGATGTCGCAAGCGGCGATGAAGGTGTCGTGGACGCCGGGCGAAGAATCCGCTTCCAACGACAGTATCGGCCGGCGCTTGTTCGTAACGAGCTTGTCGCCGGGCTTTGGACTGATCCTGTCGATCGCTGCACGCATATGTTCCATGGAGAGAAATTCGCTGAGGTCTTGCGCGTTGAAGGCCCAAGTATCGACAACCTGATGACCATGGGTGTTCACTATCCGGATCGATTGTCCCGCTTTCAGAGCAACGGCGCGACCCTGCCGCGCGGGAAGCTGTTGAAGTTCGCTCATGCCATCACCTGCGTCTTTGCTTTCACATTCGGAAATTCTTTGCGGATTGCGTCCGTGACGCCGATTGCGTAATCGGCGGCGAGCAACTTTCCTTTTTCAGCCGCACAGCCGGTGGCCGGCGACAGCACGCCAGAGCACGGGACCCAGCCGGTTCGCGTCGGATAGACATCGTATGCGGGAAAGTCCGCCGGCTTGTCCGTGGGCAACGCCGCCATGTCGACGAGTTCGGGATGATGATAGAGCATCAGCGACGTCTCCATAACGGCCGCATGTTCGAGGGCGAACCCCGGGAACCCCTCGGGGAAAATCTTCTCGATTGTTTCCGTGCGCGTGAAATCCCAATACTCGAGCCGCAGCACTTCGAAATCGCGAATGCCCATGTATGAAAGTTCACGCATCGCAAGGTCGATACCTTCGATCGTAAACATCATGTTTTCGTAGTGGCCGTTGATGAGGACGAGACGGCGCGCACCGTGACGCGCAAACTCCTTGATCACGTCGCGTAGGACGTGCGCGAGCGTATCGGCATCGAGGCTGGTGGTTCCGCAGTAATGATTGCCGCCGCCCATTTTCGGCTGGGACTTGTAGCCGAAGGCCACGGCGGGCGCGACGATGGCATCAAGCTGCTTTGCGACGTCGACGGCCACTGCCGTCGCCAGCATGACGTCCGTCCCCATGGGCAAGTGCGGCCCATGTTGCTCGGTTGCCCCCACCGGCAAAAGAATGAGAGCGCCCCCTTCGATCCGCTTTTGGTAAGTGGTCCAGCTCATCTCGTTCATGAAAAGTCGGTCGCTCATGTTTTTCCTTCTTTCAAACCATCGAGGCGCCGCCGTTGACGCCGATTACCTGTCCCGTCATGAAGCTCGAGCCGGGGGCTGCGAGAAACAGTGTGGCTTCGGCGATCTCTTCCGGCTTCCCGATACGGCGAAGCGGATTGGCCGTTTCGAGCGCCTTCCAGTCCGGCGGCATGTTGTCGAAATCGAGCAGCGGCGTGTCCGTCGGTCCGGGCGCAACGGCGTTGACGAGAATGTTCGGGCCGAATTCCTTCGCCCAGCAGCGCACCATGGCGCTGATGCCCGCCTTAGACGCGCAGTAGGCGGCGTGATGCTCGCGGCCAAGCTGAGCGAGCTCGGAGCTGAACAGGATGATCCTGCCGCCATTGCCGTGCTTCTGCATGGCGCGCACCGACTCGCGAACCATGAGAAACGTGCCGATGAGATTGACGTCGAGAACTTTGCGCGCGTCGGCGACGGGTGTGTCGAGCAGGGGTGACATCAGAAAAATCGCTGCCGTATTGACCATGAGGTCAATACCG includes:
- a CDS encoding urea carboxylase-associated family protein — translated: MSELQQLPARQGRAVALKAGQSIRIVNTHGHQVVDTWAFNAQDLSEFLSMEHMRAAIDRISPKPGDKLVTNKRRPILSLEADSSPGVHDTFIAACDIYRYQGLGCTEYHENCADNLRAGMAGLGLTPSEIPSPLNLWMNIPIKTDGSIGWEEPVSKPGDYVVLKAEMDCIVAMSACPQDIVRINAGAPTDAHYEVLA
- a CDS encoding tetratricopeptide repeat protein, with protein sequence MRHIAVSLLFFIFCSPAFADAAFDCDNGTTPDAHIAGCTVMIESQSSNPRNLAIYYGNRALGYFAKRDFQHAIADFSSAAKISPEPYYYVGRGIVYAAIGDCDHAIDDYNQAIELEPLYPRVYNNRGNCFRKKGDLNAAISDYTREIKINPNESVVYFNRGVALKMQGNYADAITDFSTAVSLNPKYALAYFVRADTYIDAGDLKAADRDFKTASALDPKLDRQSTQLTVPPIN
- a CDS encoding creatininase; amino-acid sequence: MSDRLFMNEMSWTTYQKRIEGGALILLPVGATEQHGPHLPMGTDVMLATAVAVDVAKQLDAIVAPAVAFGYKSQPKMGGGNHYCGTTSLDADTLAHVLRDVIKEFARHGARRLVLINGHYENMMFTIEGIDLAMRELSYMGIRDFEVLRLEYWDFTRTETIEKIFPEGFPGFALEHAAVMETSLMLYHHPELVDMAALPTDKPADFPAYDVYPTRTGWVPCSGVLSPATGCAAEKGKLLAADYAIGVTDAIRKEFPNVKAKTQVMA
- a CDS encoding FkbM family methyltransferase, coding for MKQCVRLAGRNLEYEGDEGDIYFENIAALAQGGGERRLSRFAARHLQAASVCLDIGANIGLTTASLALACPKAHVYAFEPSPRKAARLRRNLAANGLSNATAVECAAATESGARAVMDGIDNWSATVSSRIDFIRLNVEGNEAQVLAGAAETLVRDRPVIFMEFNSVAIAFEARRSPLSFAETIWRLFDVFVVDEDGKLRERDVRVFVLENMLRHNCIDDIVLDLKPDQDARSIRDALAVEFDAECAAA
- a CDS encoding SDR family NAD(P)-dependent oxidoreductase, giving the protein MSMLANKKVIVSGAASGIGLAIANLFEVQGARVARFDLNPISAGAGPSFALDITNEAQVVEAVKAADEALGGIDLMVNTAAIFLMSPLLDTPVADARKVLDVNLIGTFLMVRESVRAMQKHGNGGRIILFSSELAQLGREHHAAYCASKAGISAMVRCWAKEFGPNILVNAVAPGPTDTPLLDFDNMPPDWKALETANPLRRIGKPEEIAEATLFLAAPGSSFMTGQVIGVNGGASMV
- a CDS encoding dimethylarginine dimethylaminohydrolase family protein, whose product is MSLIAPSVANAVPWGLDSETGVLRHVLLGRPDFFEWRPVSAVARQTLSLGLRFDAQLAMAQHRAMVDVYESAGVTCHWLDARPELKYGVFARDSSVMTPFGAVITMPQTRFRRGDYALTFKFYQEAGIPIWNMTTAGHFEGGDFMVVEPGFVLCGYGGERSEKEGAEQMCEWFRAEGWEAHPVPFPPHFVHLDVSVGFINDKLVAVAPDAHQPSFLDLLKSKGYEILPVSYHDSTQLGTNIVALGNDRVLSTAANKDLNARMRALGIEVYDPDLSMFTLGGGGPHCLCQALKRDPL